In Halococcus salifodinae DSM 8989, the genomic stretch ACCAATAGTACTTGTTTCGCTTAGCATTGGTCATAATGAAGTCTCAATGCATCTGTATGGAGGAGAAGATGAAAGAGGTAACCCGCAGCCTGTTTGCGATGCTGGCCGTAATAATGCTAAATATATTCGCATCCTCCGCACCGATGCAGAAAAGCAGAATACCACGTACTGTAAATCGTGCTACAAAGTTGCCACCACTACGGAGGGGTACAATAATGAACGTCCTTCTACTCTCTTAGAAACGTGTCCTGATTGTGGGGAGGTATATTGTCGAACTCGTCGACCCCAGCATCTTATTAAATGTAATCGGAAAGATGAAATTGAGCCTGATCAGTCGATTTCTCCAGATAGCGGTGTATCTTAGCTACTGGACCTCGCACCTATATAAAGACTCCATCGAGTTCGTCCATGAGGCCGTCTACTCCTTGATCAGCGTTGTTCAGCGTCCACGACAACAGATTCTGCACCGCTTCCTTCAGCGAGTGTTTGAGATCGTTGCACAGCGACGTCGTTTGTGAGAGCACGGTTCCCAGAGCGCTATCGGCAACACCCAGCCGAAGACAACTGTAGGCCAACATGAGCAGGTGCCAATGCCGATTGGCACCTGCGTCACGCTCGACCTCGCAGTCCTCGAAGCCCAGGTCCTGCTTGCTGTCCCTGAAAAACGTCTCGATGCGCCAGCGCATCGAGTACGTGCGGATTAGCTGCGTCGTCGGTGCATCGATCTTGTTCGTCACGAGGTACTTCACCGGGTTCTTTTCGTCTTCATCATCGGTCACCTTCTCCGAGATCAGCACCTTCTTCTCGCCGAGCTTCGAGACGTTCAGCTTCTTCGTCCAGATGTTGTAGGTTTCGCCGTCGACCTCCCGCTCGGTCGTGTCGATGCGCTCGGCAAGCGCATCGACGCGGATCATCTCGCCGCCGTACTCGACGCGACGGTTGCTCTTGAGCACGGAAATCCAGTCCCTGTCGTACGATTCAACGTGTTCGACGAGTTCCTGTGAGCAGTACCACGAATCGAAGAGGTAGGTGTCCGCTGGAACACCTACCTCGTGAGCTTCATCGATGAGGGCTTTGGCGTGGTCAATCTTCGTCTCGGCTTCCTTCTCGTAGAGACGGAAGCCGAGCGGGTAGGTGGTTTTTTCGTCAGCGTACTGGCTGAACACGAGGTTCTGGCCCCACACAGTGTCGTTTTCGGCGTGGTCGTAGAACCAGCCAGCGTTCGGGAGTTGGTCGCCAGTTCGATGAGTGACGGAGTCGTCGATAATGACGACTCCGTCCTGTGACCACCGCGTTTCGTTGCGCTGCTGGAGCGCGGTCAACCGCTCTCGGTTGAGACGGTCTTCGTCCCAGTCGTACTGATTGAGGAACTTGTTGAGAGCGCGTTCGCTCTTCGATTGGAGAACGCGTTTCGAGATGCCCTCGACGGTCTTATTGCCGGAGGCAATAAGGCCCGTCACGTAGGTTTTCGCGTGGTGTTTCTGCTGATACGAGAAGCACTCGAAGTCATCGATGAGATCCGTGCAGGACAGAAACTCCGTAATCGGCATCATCGGTCGCTACGCGACCGATTCGCAGTGGCCGCTTATAAACGTGCGAGGTCAAGTTAGCTATTGAGACTGGTCTGTGTTCCAACTAATACTTCGGCCTATTTGATAAGTTTCCAACATCTCATTAGTGTTGTTCAATTCACACATCGACAGATCACCGCGGGGGTGTTGTAAGCAGAATTAATACGAACCCCATGAGAGTGTGTGGTGTCCGCTCACAGGGACTATGGCTTTCCCTGTCGGTGGGGAGTACCACTGAGCGGTCAAGGAGACTCAGCAATGGACAGCCACAGCATTCCAAAAATGAAAACAAGATTGAACAAACGAATTACTTGCAGAGCGGGGTCTGCTGGCGGTTCATCTAGATTTCGCATCGCAGTATTCTCGCTAGTGGTCAGCGGAACAACATTCGTTCAGCCGGCACTCGCACAGGATGCTGGTGGATTCTGCTCGACATCGATGGGGAGTCTCATCGAAGGGGTGTTGAGTGCGATTGTTATCATCGCCATCGCCGCTGTGCTGGGGGCGCTCATACTTTCCGCGGCCGGTCGCCCCTTGGCGATGTCCGGGCGGATGGTCGCTACGATGAATGGGATGTCCAGTCGATCGCTTCAGAGCATCATCCTGCTCGCACTCGCCATTCCGTTTTTCAGCTGGATATTTGGGTTCAGCCCACTTGACCCAACTGCTGGCTGTATCCCATTCGTCGGTGGCTGAAAGGACCATAGAGTATGTCCACGCCTGTCCAGCGACTCGGTGTCGTGCTCGTCACAATGGCGCTCCTGTTATCGAGTGTCGCGCCGGCAGCCGTCGGGCAGGAAGTGGGTCCGAACACTACGAACGGAACGGCTACAAACGAGAGTACCGACCTCTCTACATACTCGCCAGCAGAACTTCGGAATCTGAGCAATGAACAGATCCGAAGCGGTCTCGGAAACACGACCGAAGCAGATCTTTCTGAAGCACAAAAAGATGTCCTGAACGAGCGGATTAGCTCCGAACAGGGGTCTTTCAGTGAGTTCATCGATGGGATCGGTACCTGCGCCGGTGCGCCGATCAGCTGTGCATTGGATAACACCAGGGCAGCCGGTGAGGGTATCTATGAGTTAGGTGGAGGTTCCGGAAATCTCGTTCCCTCTGGTGGGGAGGTTGCGTCTGACGTTGCCAACTGGACGAAAGATCGGGCTAACGAGACGATTCGGCCACTGCTCGGTGTGGCGATGGAGTTCGTGGTAGGAACCCCTACTCCGGAGAACGAGGGATGGCGAGGAATCACTGGCCAACCGACGAACAGTTCAGCGAACGCGAGCCTCGCTCAAGGAGTCTGGCGAACTGGATACAACGAAGTGTATCTCGATTACTCGTTCCTGTATGCATTCGTCTTTCTAATGGTGTGTACAGTAGCACTCCTCGGAATCTTCCCGTGGCAAGGGTTGCTTCACAGCTATGCGAAGTACAAAGTCGTGAGTGCTATCGTCCTTGCTACACTAATACTGACGCTCTGGTGGCCAGTCGGCACGTTCTTGCTCAAAATGTCCGATGCCGTTGCAGTCAGCATTGCGCCGAGTCCGGTCGAGCTTACCAACTCGCTGGGCAGTATCCTGAAATCAGGTAGTTCGGTTATCCTGCTGGCTCTTGCGAAGCTACTCTTCAGCATGGGCGAAGTACTCCTACTCGCCCTTGTGTACGGGCTTCGCTGGGGACTGATCATCGTCGGGATGTTCGCGATGCCGCTGATACTGGTCCTTGCGCTCGTCGGACCTCATCCCCGACTTCGCCAGCTGGGCTCGACCCTCGCTTGGCAGTTCGTCGGTCTGCTCGTCATGACGTGGCCCGTTGCGTTCATGATGCGATTAGGGTATGAACTCCAATGGGGGTTTTCGACCTCCGGGCTGGCGAACTTCGTTCTCTCCCTGGCGATGCTCGCTGTAGGGCTCGTTATACCATTAGTCATCAGTATCTCGCTGCTTCGGGCTCCACCATCGATCACTGCTATTGCGGCTGGTGCAACGGGGGCTGCTGCGAGTCTCAGTCTCCGTGAGGACGAAGACGATTACTCCACCGATGACTACGACAGCGACTCCTCCTCTGGCGGCGGATCCGGTGGTGACTCCGGTTCAGGTGGTGACGCTGCTTCCGGTCCGTCTCCGGGCATCGAACCGTATTCTGGGCCGACGCCCAGCGAGCGGATCGCTGTTGTAATCGCCGGCACTCAGGCACCTGGCCCCCATCAACCGCACACGGTCGCCGCTGGGGCTGGCACGACTGATTCGCCACAGCGAGTTACTGCTCGGGACGTCATCGACGTTCCACAGCGCAATGACGGGAACGACGCCGTCACAGCCGGTGATCGACTCGGGCAGCGTCCAACATCCGCTGCGATGGATGGGACGACCAGGTCGCACCAAGGAAGAGATCAGATGTCACCAGCGGATGCAAGCACACCGACGAACACCGGAGCGAGTGGGACAGAAACCCCATCCGCACTCCCGGAACCCACCTACGTTCCGAGCAGCAGCGAACCACCGACTGGTGACGATGATGCAGTCACGACCGCCGAGCGAAAGCGTGAACAGACACGCGACGGCGCAGCGAGCGAGGAGGCAAGCACGCTCGAACAGCGACGTCGACTCCACAGCGGGACGGACGAACCACCGGACCGAACGAACGCGACACCCGGAGAAACCGATGCATCAAGTTCCAACACGTCTGACGCCGCGACTGATTCCAGCCCGTCTACCGCTGCGACCGATCGCACCGAGAGCGACATCAGCTTCACTCGCACCCATGACGGCCCGAGTACTCTCTCGGACGAACGCTGGGCGGCTCTCAAACGCCGCTATGGCGACGGAGTCGACGACACCCCCCAAGGAGACACCGACACCACCGAACTTGCGGAAGACGACAGAGACGGCGGACAGGAGGGTGAAAGCCGATGAAGCACTGTGGGTTCCTCCCACGAGGTCACTCCTGGGTTTCCGCGCTGGGAGGCATGTGCGATGAGTTCCAGTGGGGGAAAACGTATCCTCTCCGATTTCACACTCCAGCCCGAGATCGCCGGGTACAGCCACTTCGATATCCTGAAGCTGTTCGCCCCAACCGCCATCGGCCTCTACGCTACGGTGTTGGTGGTTCCGCCCACCTTCGAGATGGTGGGCCTCGTCGTGACTGTCGGCCTTGCCCTCGGTACCATCGTCGCCGTCGGGGCAACCCCCTCACACCTGACTGCGATCGAGTGGGTCAGACGACGGTTCCGGCATCGCACTCAACAACAGATCATGCTTCACGATACCGATCCCGACGGTAGTGGCATCGAGCAACCAACCGAACAGTCGGTGTTTGCCCGCCTCGTTCGATCAGTCTCACTTGGTGGTCATTCCACTCACCAGCGTGCACAGGATCTCATTCCGCTTGAGCGTCCCTACCATCGCACCCATGCGATAGAGAAGCGTGACGGTTCGATGATTGGAGCCATCAAAATCACCCCGTCGAACATGTCTACCGCCGACGATGGACTCTGGGCAACGCAGGTACGCCAGCTCGCCGGGGTTCTCACCTCGGCCGCGGACTACGAACTCCAGCTGTGTGACCTCATGCGGTCGGTCGACTACCAGAGTCGTGCGGCTGCCTACGAAACTCGAGCGAACCAACTCCACAAGCAAGCGATCAATCGCGCGCGAGCGGGTCTCCTGTCGAGTACCGACAGCGTCGGTCACGCCGACGTCGACATCGATATCGATATCGACACCGATCCAACCACGACGACGGGGAGTCACGATGGGACGGTCGAAGCTTCCTCTACAGCTGCATCGCGCGAACGGTGTCGAGCGCCAACCACCGACGACTCGCCGTGTCAGAACTGGGCGGATAGCTGTCCTCACCACGAGAATACTGATCGGCCGCAAGGCGAGACCGGCGTCGCCAGCGGTGGGCGTATCCCGGTACCCGACGGTAAGGGATTTCGGCCCAGCGACACCAGCACCATCGGGGTTCGTACGCTCGCGGACATCGCCGAAGAACGCAGGGGCGTCGTCGATCTCTTTCAGGAAACCACTCTCGTTCGCGAGCACTACGTCGTCGTTGCGGTCACGCCCGAGGAGGCTGCCGCCAGCATCTCCACCGACCGTGGCGGGCTCGTCTCGGTGCCGTGGCTCGGCGATTGGGTGCAACGGCGGCGGGTGAGGAAACACCGAGACACCGACGACCACACCCGCACGATGATCGACATCCTCGAACAGCGGGTCGCACACCTCGAACGCAAGCTCGGGCGGCTCGAAGGTATCAGTACGCGCGCGCTCCCGGCTACCGAGTACAGCCGCGTCATCGCGGATTACTACCAGGCCGCGAACGTCTACGCCTACAGCGATTTCAGTGCGCTCGTCCGCTCTGCACCCGTTCCGAGTGGGAACGCCGATCCCGAGTACGAGCTTTCGTATGCGTATCTGGATCCGGACGGCGATCACCCCAGTACGGAGGCGACCGACGATCGGCCACGGTCACACCCACAGCCACCCACTGCTGCGGACGGGAGCGGCACCATATCTCCACCAACGAACGCCGGTCGTGGCTCGTTTCCACCGGCGAGCGTCGACCTCGTCACCCAGCCCGACGAGTTGCCGAATCACTACCGCTCGCTGCTCGCCCCCGCGGAGTGCAACCGATCGAACCCGGGTTACATCGACCTCGATGGTGGTGCCATGTGTTCTGCGACCCTCGTTATCGAGAAATGGCCCGAAGCACCTGCCGACGGCATGCTACGGGAGGTGCTGAGTTACGGCAAACCAGGCGTCAACGTCTCCGTTGCGACTCACATCGAGGGGATGGACAAGAACCTCGCGAAATCGAAGATGGAAAACGCCGAGCAATCACTCAAGGCCAAGAAGAACGACGCCGAGCGCCGCGAGTCGTTCCGGACCGGGCGCATTCGCCGCAAATTCGAGGCCGCTCGCGACATCAGCGAATCGCTGAACGACACCGATCACGGCCTCTTCGATGCAGCCACCTACGTGTCCGTTCGCGCACCCACCGAAGAGGGTCTCGAGGAGGCCGTCACCGCGATCAAAACCCGGCTCAAGGAGGCTCCCGCGAACGCGCGTGCGATCCGAGTCGATCACAACCAGACCGCCGGCTTCCAGTCCACTGCGCCGGTCGCCGAAGACCAACTGGACCGGACGGTGAAGATGCTCGGCAACGGCGTTGCCGCGCTGTTCCCGTGGGCGACGCACAACCTCTCCGAACCGAGTGGCGTCACTATCGGCACCCACGAGGATCGTCACGAACCCACCGTCGTCGACCTCTTCAATCGCGGCACCGGTTACAATGTCGGGATCTTCGGTACGATCGGCAGTGGCAAGACCACCACGCTCAAACAGCTCGTCCTGCGGATGAAGCTCCGATACCCGGAGTTGAACGTCGCGCTCATCGACCCGCTCGAAGAGTTCGCGGGCCTGTGTGAGGTGTTCGACGGCGAACGGATCATCATCGGTGGCGAGACCGCGATCAACCCGCTCCACATCGAACCGACACCACCCGAGAAACTCGATGTGGTCGGGCGGACGACGCCGTTCAAGGACGCCGTCCAGCGGGCGCTGACGTTCGTCGAAACCTACTACGAACTCGAGGGGCTGGACCTCGGGCACAAACGCGGTGTCTGGCAGCGTGCCACCAAGGAGGCATACGCCCGTGCGGGCATCACCCCACGACCGGAGACCCATCCTAACGAAAGCCCGACGCTCACCGACGTCCTCGCCATTATGGAGGAGATGCTCGAGGACGCCGGCTCACACGTTCGCATCGACAACCGGAAGCTCACCGAGGACCGCGAGGATCGGGTCGTCTCGATTCTCAATAACGACGTCGAACCGTTCCGTGATAACGGCAAGTATGAGCACCTGACGCGGCCGACTGAACTCGACTTCGAGCAGAACGATCTCCTCTATCTCGACCTCCAGCGCCAGGAGGCGAGTGCCGGTGAGAAGGGACTGATGATGCAGCTACTCGTGAACCAGATCTACGAACACGCCAAGGCCAGCGATCACCCGACGCTGATGCCGATCGATGAGAGCCACTATATGCTTCGTCAGGCCGCCGACCTCGAGTTCCTGAAACAGGCCGTTCGTCACAGCCGTCATTATGACCTCTCGATCATGTTCAGCACCCAGACCGTCAGCGAGTTCTTCGCCAAAAGCGACGATGGAGAGGTCGAGCTTACCGAGAACGCGGAGGTGATTATCAACAATATGTCCGTCCAAGTGTTCCACTACCTCAAGGAGATGAACCCCGAGTGGGCGGCCGAGCTTGGACTCTCACAAGCGGAGATGCAGTACATCCGCGATGCCGAACCCGGGGATAAGGAGATCGGCTATGCGCAGGCGTTGCTCCGAGTCGACAAGGAGGGGTGTTTCCCGATCAAAGTCGAGATGTCGAACGACCTCAACCCGCGCGAGTTCGCGCTCATTCAGTACGACCCCAGTACTCACGGCGAGGATCTCGAGGCATACCTCCGGGCGCAGGACGCCCGGTGTGACTGGCGGTGGTGTTGACGAGATGGTCGTGATGGCGTCTCCTTCAGTCGTTTTTAATGGCACAAAGCTGGCGAGCCATGAGGATCAGTTCAGAGAGCAAGCCGGCGTCCGGCCGGTCGAGTACGACGAACAGCACGACGGACATAGCAGCGTCCGAGCACAGGAACGAGAGCGGGACACCAGTCCCTCTAACGAGCTGTGAGGTGCGCAACCCATGACGACTACAGACTGGGACGGAGACATACACACAGAACACGTACCAACGCGACTCGCCGAACGCGAGCAGTGGATCTGTTGGCGGGAAGCCGAACGTGAGGGGAAACCGACGAAGCTTCCGATCGACCCCCTTGTGGGGGAGTTAGCCTCAACGACCGATCCGACCACGTGGACGGACTTCGAGACGGCGATCGAATACGCCGATCGAACGGCCACGGACGCCGACGGCATCGGATACGTTTTCGCCGCCCACGACCCCTTCGTAGGGGTTGATCTCGACGGGTGTCGCGATCCCGAGACGGAGGTCGGCGACGAGTGGGCGGTCGAGGTGATCAATCGACTCGATTCTTACACCGAGGTGAGTCCTTCCGGGACGGGCTATCATGTCCTCGTCCGCGGCGACCTCGCGACACAGCGGCGGCGGAAAGGTGACGTCGAGATGTACGACACGGCGCGCTTTTTCACCGTTACCGGCGAGCACGTCGACGGCACGCCCACCGAAGTAGTTGAGCGGTCCGAAGCGCTCGGTGCCATCCAGCGGGAGTACCTAGGAGAAACAGGGAGTGAGACGAGCGACGAGCGATCCTCACCGGATCCAGCCGCATCAGCCCCAGAGACCGCGGTCGACCTCGATGACGAGACGCTCATCGCAAAGGCGACGGCGGCGAAGAACGGTGACCGGTTCGCGCGGCTCTGGGAGGGCAATACTGGGGATTACGATAGTCACTCCGAGGCGGACATGGCGTTGTGTTTCCACCTCGCGTTCTGGACTGGGGGCGATCAAGCACGCGTGGACCGTCTTTTCAGACGATCCGGGTTGATGCGTGAGAAATGGGACGAGGTCCACTACGCCGACGGGAGTACGTACGGAGAGAAGACGGCTGAACGAGCAGTTGCCAAGACGTCTGACGTGTACACGCCGGGCGGGTCCGAGGAGTCCAGGGTAGTGAACAGCGAACATCAGGATAGCAACCACTCTGAGACCAACACCGAATACAAACGACCGACGAGGTCCCCTTCGTACCTTACGGAGCGTAACCGTCTCCTGGAAGCGCGTATCGCCGCTCTCGAAACCACCATCGAACAGAAGAACGACGTCATCGAGACGCTGGAAGCGCACAACGAATCCCTACAGCAAGCGCCTTCGACCGACAGCAGAGGCGAAACGCAGATTCAAGAGCGCACCGACACCGGGGAGGACTCGACACCTCAGTCATCACCTCCATCATCAGTCTGGCAACAGATACGGCAAGTCATTGGTTTCGATCAGCGTTGAGACGGCACAATATCGGGATGTTCGAATCAACCGCTGCCACCCTTTTTCTCCCCCTGAGAGTGGTTGCGGGGTTTCGACCAATGCCAATCCACCAACCCTACGAACGGAGTTTCGACGAAACGATTCCAGCTGCACACACGGCTGAACAGACCGGTTGCCCCGACTGCGTCGGTCACGTTGTCACGCGTGGAAGCGACACCGCTTGCAGCCACTGTGGGCTCGTCTTAAACGATTAGCCGAGTACGAATGAGCGCCAACTCCGTGTCTAGAGATATCTACGTTTTCGTGGATTTCTCCTACGATGAAATGCCGGTGTTGGTCGATAAGGATGGAATCGCGATCGGCGAGATTTCATGGAATATCTGAGGAGCCTGACCACCACCTCCGCAACCGCTGCAGCCGTTTTTCTCCTGCCCACGAGGGGTGCGGGCGTTCGAAGATTGGTCGGTCGGTGACGAATCGAATCAAAGAGGTGACTACCAATGAAAACACCCGACAGCCGGACGGTCTTCGCCGGCCTCGATGGTCGTACAGACACACAACTCCCCAACTGGTACGCGAACAGGAGGGTCGACGACAGTAGCGCCGTAGTCTCGTTCGCCGAGGCAGTCCGCGATCTCCCGCGTGCGGTCGATACCGAGGTGGCGTACCAGAACCCCTACACCAACGAGTGGGTCGAGACCGACCGCTTCAACGCGGTGGTCGAGCCCTCACGGCTGCGCGATCAGGCACAGGACGCGAATGACGTGAATCCGCTGTTTCACGTCCCCTCAGACAGCTATACGATCCTCAATCCGGTCGATGTCTATGGGCCGCTCGAAAGCGTACTCCAGAACGAGGCGGTTGATGGGCAGCCACTCGGTGAGGTGATGTTCGGCGAGATCCGTCAGTACCGTGCGGGCGGCGAGGTCCACATGGACGTGCTGTTTGACGGTCTCGAAGTCCGACTACCAGGGCGAGGTGAGCCGATCACAATGGGCGTCACGTCCGGGTATGACTTCTTCGGCGGCCACGCGGTCTACGTTGAAGGCTTCGCCCAGGACGGCGTGTGTACGAACACGATGCGCCAGCTCACCGAGAAAGAGGTGATCAAGCACGTCGGTGAGGTGAAGGACTTCGAGGCGTGGTGGGAACGGATTCTGACCAGCCTCGAACTGGTCGCTGACGACCTCTTCGCGTTTATCCGTGACGCCAATCGAATCAGCATCGACTTTACGAGTGTGCCGTTCGATGTCGAGATGTTCTACACGCTGCTTGGCTTCCCGGCGTATCTCGCCGAACGTGCAGCGGTGGATGCCGAAGCCAGCGCCGAGGATCTCTTC encodes the following:
- a CDS encoding VirB4 family type IV secretion system protein; the protein is MSSSGGKRILSDFTLQPEIAGYSHFDILKLFAPTAIGLYATVLVVPPTFEMVGLVVTVGLALGTIVAVGATPSHLTAIEWVRRRFRHRTQQQIMLHDTDPDGSGIEQPTEQSVFARLVRSVSLGGHSTHQRAQDLIPLERPYHRTHAIEKRDGSMIGAIKITPSNMSTADDGLWATQVRQLAGVLTSAADYELQLCDLMRSVDYQSRAAAYETRANQLHKQAINRARAGLLSSTDSVGHADVDIDIDIDTDPTTTTGSHDGTVEASSTAASRERCRAPTTDDSPCQNWADSCPHHENTDRPQGETGVASGGRIPVPDGKGFRPSDTSTIGVRTLADIAEERRGVVDLFQETTLVREHYVVVAVTPEEAAASISTDRGGLVSVPWLGDWVQRRRVRKHRDTDDHTRTMIDILEQRVAHLERKLGRLEGISTRALPATEYSRVIADYYQAANVYAYSDFSALVRSAPVPSGNADPEYELSYAYLDPDGDHPSTEATDDRPRSHPQPPTAADGSGTISPPTNAGRGSFPPASVDLVTQPDELPNHYRSLLAPAECNRSNPGYIDLDGGAMCSATLVIEKWPEAPADGMLREVLSYGKPGVNVSVATHIEGMDKNLAKSKMENAEQSLKAKKNDAERRESFRTGRIRRKFEAARDISESLNDTDHGLFDAATYVSVRAPTEEGLEEAVTAIKTRLKEAPANARAIRVDHNQTAGFQSTAPVAEDQLDRTVKMLGNGVAALFPWATHNLSEPSGVTIGTHEDRHEPTVVDLFNRGTGYNVGIFGTIGSGKTTTLKQLVLRMKLRYPELNVALIDPLEEFAGLCEVFDGERIIIGGETAINPLHIEPTPPEKLDVVGRTTPFKDAVQRALTFVETYYELEGLDLGHKRGVWQRATKEAYARAGITPRPETHPNESPTLTDVLAIMEEMLEDAGSHVRIDNRKLTEDREDRVVSILNNDVEPFRDNGKYEHLTRPTELDFEQNDLLYLDLQRQEASAGEKGLMMQLLVNQIYEHAKASDHPTLMPIDESHYMLRQAADLEFLKQAVRHSRHYDLSIMFSTQTVSEFFAKSDDGEVELTENAEVIINNMSVQVFHYLKEMNPEWAAELGLSQAEMQYIRDAEPGDKEIGYAQALLRVDKEGCFPIKVEMSNDLNPREFALIQYDPSTHGEDLEAYLRAQDARCDWRWC
- a CDS encoding phage NrS-1 polymerase family protein → MTTTDWDGDIHTEHVPTRLAEREQWICWREAEREGKPTKLPIDPLVGELASTTDPTTWTDFETAIEYADRTATDADGIGYVFAAHDPFVGVDLDGCRDPETEVGDEWAVEVINRLDSYTEVSPSGTGYHVLVRGDLATQRRRKGDVEMYDTARFFTVTGEHVDGTPTEVVERSEALGAIQREYLGETGSETSDERSSPDPAASAPETAVDLDDETLIAKATAAKNGDRFARLWEGNTGDYDSHSEADMALCFHLAFWTGGDQARVDRLFRRSGLMREKWDEVHYADGSTYGEKTAERAVAKTSDVYTPGGSEESRVVNSEHQDSNHSETNTEYKRPTRSPSYLTERNRLLEARIAALETTIEQKNDVIETLEAHNESLQQAPSTDSRGETQIQERTDTGEDSTPQSSPPSSVWQQIRQVIGFDQR
- a CDS encoding IS701 family transposase, which encodes MMPITEFLSCTDLIDDFECFSYQQKHHAKTYVTGLIASGNKTVEGISKRVLQSKSERALNKFLNQYDWDEDRLNRERLTALQQRNETRWSQDGVVIIDDSVTHRTGDQLPNAGWFYDHAENDTVWGQNLVFSQYADEKTTYPLGFRLYEKEAETKIDHAKALIDEAHEVGVPADTYLFDSWYCSQELVEHVESYDRDWISVLKSNRRVEYGGEMIRVDALAERIDTTEREVDGETYNIWTKKLNVSKLGEKKVLISEKVTDDEDEKNPVKYLVTNKIDAPTTQLIRTYSMRWRIETFFRDSKQDLGFEDCEVERDAGANRHWHLLMLAYSCLRLGVADSALGTVLSQTTSLCNDLKHSLKEAVQNLLSWTLNNADQGVDGLMDELDGVFI